From Terriglobia bacterium, one genomic window encodes:
- a CDS encoding SpoIVB peptidase S55: MKRAVVVRTLLFAALCCAVPGWSAENPASALDVPTLPVNQIHAGMHGVAYTVFEGAKVEAMDVEILGVLKDANGPQSDVILVRLQGKKPEYTGVVAGMSGSPVYVDGKLVGALAFRIGQFAKDPIAGVTPIADMLEINALDRTPAESRVDPGQPRREVSRTSGLGDAAGIQQFSQYLQPIETPLVFSGFSEEAVRLFAPQFKEAGIIPVMGIGAASDQSQPEPLVPGSAVSAVLIRGDMNVAGTCTVTYVDAQRLLACGHPLLQFGRIEMPMTKAYVVTTLASPANAFKIVNTTEPVGAFVQDRHSGILGEFGVLPQMIPVALTVHGGTRAKEFHFEVLNNAKMTPVAIMTTVFNSLQSLNEYGEDATYRMSGKIRVNGYPDVGLQNMFAPIDPAQPTAFAAAITLGDRFSRIFDNPYATPSIGGVTLDFEVLKERRWARLESVRTDVTEARPGDAISIEVSLRPYRGERIVKQIPVKVPASTPKGTLRILVSDGDTLDRSHRMGPGPGRKLDLGSTIALLNKEHTNDRLYVSLLEANPQAMVEDKVMPTLPLSVMNVMDGMRGTQDMVVIGESAVNEYSTPMDYVVTGAQMIMVTIK, translated from the coding sequence ATGAAAAGAGCTGTCGTTGTCCGCACCCTCCTGTTCGCGGCGCTTTGCTGCGCGGTTCCCGGCTGGTCTGCCGAGAACCCCGCTTCCGCGCTCGATGTCCCGACCTTGCCCGTGAACCAGATCCACGCTGGCATGCACGGCGTCGCCTATACCGTCTTTGAAGGCGCCAAGGTCGAGGCGATGGATGTCGAGATCCTCGGCGTCCTCAAGGATGCCAACGGACCCCAGAGCGACGTCATTCTAGTCCGCCTGCAGGGCAAGAAACCCGAGTACACGGGGGTGGTTGCGGGCATGAGCGGCAGCCCGGTGTATGTGGACGGCAAACTGGTGGGCGCCCTTGCGTTCCGCATCGGCCAGTTCGCCAAAGACCCGATCGCGGGCGTGACCCCCATCGCCGACATGCTCGAGATCAACGCTCTCGACCGCACCCCGGCGGAATCGCGTGTCGATCCGGGCCAGCCGCGGCGCGAGGTGTCGCGCACTTCGGGCCTGGGCGATGCGGCCGGCATCCAACAGTTCTCGCAGTACCTCCAGCCCATCGAGACCCCCCTGGTCTTCAGCGGGTTCAGCGAAGAGGCGGTGCGCCTGTTCGCCCCCCAGTTCAAAGAGGCGGGCATCATTCCCGTTATGGGAATCGGCGCGGCCTCCGACCAGTCACAGCCCGAGCCCCTGGTTCCCGGCTCCGCCGTCAGCGCCGTTCTGATCCGCGGCGACATGAATGTGGCCGGCACGTGCACCGTCACCTACGTGGACGCGCAACGCTTGCTCGCCTGCGGCCATCCTCTGCTCCAGTTCGGCAGGATCGAGATGCCGATGACCAAGGCGTACGTGGTGACCACCCTGGCTTCGCCCGCTAATGCCTTCAAGATCGTGAACACCACGGAGCCGGTGGGGGCGTTCGTGCAGGACCGCCACAGCGGCATCCTAGGCGAGTTTGGCGTCTTACCGCAGATGATCCCCGTCGCCCTCACGGTGCACGGCGGCACGCGGGCCAAGGAATTCCATTTCGAGGTGCTGAACAACGCCAAGATGACCCCGGTCGCGATCATGACCACGGTCTTCAATTCGCTCCAGAGTCTGAACGAGTACGGCGAGGACGCCACCTACCGCATGAGCGGGAAGATCCGCGTGAACGGCTACCCGGACGTCGGGCTGCAGAACATGTTCGCGCCCATAGATCCGGCGCAACCGACGGCGTTTGCCGCCGCCATCACGCTCGGCGACCGCTTCAGCCGGATCTTCGACAACCCCTACGCGACACCCTCCATCGGCGGCGTCACCCTCGATTTCGAGGTGCTGAAGGAGCGCCGCTGGGCACGCCTGGAGAGCGTCCGCACCGACGTGACCGAGGCCCGCCCCGGGGACGCAATCAGCATCGAGGTCTCCTTGCGGCCGTACCGCGGCGAGCGCATCGTCAAGCAGATCCCGGTCAAGGTCCCGGCCTCAACCCCTAAGGGCACGCTCCGCATCCTGGTCAGCGACGGCGACACGCTCGACCGCAGCCACCGCATGGGGCCCGGTCCAGGGCGCAAACTTGACCTCGGCTCCACCATCGCGCTCCTCAACAAGGAGCACACCAACGACCGGCTCTATGTGTCGTTGCTGGAGGCCAATCCGCAGGCCATGGTGGAAGACAAGGTCATGCCCACCTTGCCGCTCTCGGTCATGAACGTGATGGACGGCATGCGCGGGACGCAGGACATGGTGGTGATCGGCGAATCGGCGGTGAACGAATACTCGACGCCCATGGATTACGTGGTGACCGGCGCCCAGATGATCATGGTCACGATCAAGTGA